TGACGGCGGCTACTGTCCAGCTGGTATCAGCTTTGAAGAGCGGACTCGCCTCCTAGCTGAAGACAAGGAAACCTTTGCTAAGTTGGTTGACGAAACCTTGGAACGTCATTTCAAGGCAATCAAGACCTTGACTAACAATGGCACTTACTTCTTTGACTACGGAAATGCCTTTATGAAGGCAGTCTATGACTCTGGCATCAAGGAAATTTCTAAGAACGGCTTTGACGACAAAGACGGCTTCATCTGGCCATCTTATGTAGAAGATATCATGGGGCCTATGCTCTTTGACTATGGTTATGGTCCTTTCCGTTGGGTATGTCTGAGCGGTAAGCACGAAGACCTAGTCGCTACTGACCACGCAGCTATGGAAGTCATCGACCCTAACCGCCGCTATCAAGACCGCGACAACTACAACTGGATCCGCGATGCAGAAAAGAACCAGTTGGTTGTTGGAACTCAGGCTCGCATTCTCTACCAAGACTGTATGGGCCGTGTCAATATCGCCCTCAAGTTCAATGAATTAGTACGCGAAGGCAAGATTGGTCCTGTCATGATTGGCCGTGACCACCACGACGTATCTGGTACGGACTCTCCATTCCGTGAAACTTCTAATATCAAGGACGGTTCTAATGTTACTTGCGACATGGCGGTTCAATGTTACGCTGGTAATGCAGCTCGCGGTATGAGTCTGGTAGCTCTCCACAACGGTGGCGGAACTGGTATCGGTAAGTCTATCAACGGTGGCTTTGGCTTGGTACTGGACGGCAGCGAACGCATCGATGAAATCATCAAATCTGCTATCGCTTGGGATACAATCGGCGGAGTGGCACGTCGTAACTGGGCTCGCAATGAGCATGCTATTGAGACAGCTATCGAATACAACCGTCTCCATGAAGGAACAGACCACATTACGATTCCATTCCTGACTGACGAAGATTTAGTCAAAGAATCTGTTAAGAAATTGTTCTAATAGGAAAAACTTGTCCCCCAACTTCCAACCTGAGCTGGGTATGTGCCTAGCTCAGGAGGAGGTTCTGCTTTATTAAGTTCATATTATAAATTAAAATAATTGATATCACGAGGTAATATCTTATGGCAAAAATTGTTGAATGTATTCCTAACTTTTCTGAAGGCCGCAACCAAGCGGTCATCGACGGTCTAGTGGAAACAGCTAAGAGCGTGCCAGGCGTAACACTTCTGGACCACTCTTCTGATGCCAGCCACAACCGCAGCGTCTTTACCTTGGTCGGCGATGATCAAAATATTCAGGAAGTTGCCTTTCGTTTGGTTAAATACGCTTCTGAAAATATTGACTTGACCAAGCACCAGGGTGAACACCCTCGTATGGGCGCAACTGATGTCCTGCCTTTTGTACCGATCAAAGACATCACAAGTGAGGAATGCGTAGAAATTGCGAAGACTGTATCTGAGCGGATCAACCGTGAGCTCGGTATCCCTATCTTCCTCTATGAAGATGCAGCGACTCGTCCTGAGCGTAAGAACTTGGCTAAGGTTCGTAAGGGACAGTTTGAAGGCATGCCTGAAAAACTCTTGGAAGCTGACTGGGCACCTGACTACGGTGAAAGAAAGATTCACCCAACTGCTGGTGTCACTGCTGTCGGAGCTAGAATGCCACTCATTGCCTACAACATCAACTTGGATACAGACAATCTGGAAATTGCCAACAATATTGCCAAAATCATCCGTGGTTCAAGCGGTGGCTACAAGTACTGTAAAGCTATCGGCGTTATGCTGGAAGACCGCAACATTGCTCAGGTTTCCATCAACATGGTCAATCTGGAAAAATTCCCACTCTATCGTGTCTTTGAAACTGTTCGCTTTGAAGCCAAGCGCTATGGAGTTGGAATCCTAGGCTCAGAAGTCATCGGTTTGGCTCCAGCCAAGGCTTTGATTGATGCAGCTGAATACTATCTGCAAATCGAAGACTTTGACTACGGCAAGCAAGTTCTGGAAAACCATTTGCTGGGCTAGGAGGACAGAAACCTATGAAATTAGTAGATTTAAGTTTGACAGAATTCGCCCAAGTCCTAGGCTCAGATGCTCCTGCACCAGGAGGCGGCTCTGCCGCTGCTCTTTCCGCAGCGAACGGTATTTCCCTGACTAAGATGGTTTGTGAATTAACCCTTGGCAAGAAAAAATACGCAGAATTTGAAGCAGAAATTGCTCAAGTGCATGCAGAAAGTGCTCGACTGCAAGAAAGCCTGCTCACAGCTATTGACAAGGACACTGAAGCCTTCAATCTAGTCTCTGCTGTCTTTGATATGCCTAAGGAAACAGAGGAAGACAAGGCTGCCCGTCGTGAAGCGATGCAGAAAGCTCTCAAGGAAGCGACCAAGTCACCTTATGGTATGATGGAAGATATCTTTGCTGCCCTGCAAACAACTCAAAAAGCTGTTGGCAAGTCCAATACCAATGCTGCCAGCGACCTGGGAGTCGCAGCTCTCAACCTTAAGGCGGGTCTGCAAGGAGCTTGGCTCAATGTCCTCATCAACCTGTCAGGTGTCAAGGATGAAGCATTCGTCGCAGACTACCGCAGCAAGGGTGAAGAGCTCCTACAAAAAGGCTGCGCTCTAGCCGATGAAATTTATCAAGAAATTTTGAAAGTTGTCTAATAGATAAACGGAAGAGAAGTCTGCTCTTTCCCATGAATGGACTTCCTTTTCTCAAGAGGTAACAATATGGTTTTATCAGATATTGAAATTGCGAATTCGGTTCAAATGAAGCCCATCAAAGAGGTGGCAGAAAAGCTAGGAATTGCTGAAGATGCCTTGTCTCTTTATGGAAATTACAAGGCAAAAATCAGCGCCGGCCAACTAGAAGCACTAAAAGACAAGCCAGACGGCAAACTGATTCTCGTGACAGCTATTTCTCCGACACCAGCAGGAGAAGGTAAGACCACGACTTCTGTCGGATTGGTCGATGCTCTGGCTGCTATCGGTAAAAAAGCCGTTATCGCTCTGCGGGAGCCTTCACTCGGACCTGTCTTTGGTATCAAGGGCGGAGCTGCTGGCGGTGGTCACGCCCAGGTGGTGCCGATGGAGGACATCAACCTCCACTTCACTGGTGACTTTCATGCCATCGGTGTTGCCAACAACCTACTGGCGGCCCTCATTGACAACCACATCCACCACGGCAATGCCTTAGGCATTGACTCTCGTCGCATCACTTGGAAGCGGGCAGTGGATATGAATGACCGGCAACTACGCCACATCGTGGATGGCTTACAAGGCAAGGTCAACGGTGTTCCACGTGAAGATGGTTTTGACATCACAGTTGCTTCTGAGGTTATGGCTATTCTCTGTCTGTCAGAAAATATTACCGACCTCAAGAACCGTTTGGAAAAAATCATCATTGGCTACAGCTTTGAAGGTAAGCCAATAACTGCTAAGGATCTGAAAGCTGGTGGCGCTATGGCTGCTGTGCTCAAAGACGCTATCCATCCAAACTTGGTTCAAACTCTGGAACACACACCAGCCTTGATTCACGGTGGACCTTTTGCCAACATTGCTCATGGCTGTAATAGCGTCTTAGCTACCAAGCTAGCTCTCAAATATGGCGACTATGCAGTCACAGAAGCTGGTTTCGGTGCTGACCTTGGTGCTGAAAAATTCATCGATATCAAATGCCGTACATCTGGCCTGCGCCCATCTGCTGTAGTTCTAGTTGCTACCATCCGCGCTCTCAAGATGCACGGCGGTGTAGCTAAGAGTGATTTGGCCGAAGAAAATGTCCAAGCTGTTGTAGACGGACTGCCGAACTTAGAAAAACATCTGGAAAACATTCAAGATGTTTATGGATTGCCAGCAGTCGTTGCCATCAATAAATTCCCGTTGGATACCGAAGCGGAACTACAAGCAGTTTATGACGCCTGCCAAAAACGCGGAGTTGACGTAGTGATTTCTGACGTCTGGGCGAATGGCGGAGCCGGCGGTAAAGAGTTGGCTGAAAAAGTCGTTGAACTGGCCGAAGGAGACAATCACTTCCAATTTGTATATAATGAAGAGGACTCTATTGAAACCAAGCTGAACAAAATTGTTACTAAGGTCTATGGAGGCAAGGGCGTTCGCCTGACTCCTGCTGCTAAACGCGAGCTCAAACAACTGGAAGAGCTGGGCTTCTCCAACTATCCTATCTGTATGGCTAAGACGCAGTACTCCTTCTCAGACGATGCTAAAAAGCTAGGCGCACCTAAAGACTTTGTTGTGACTATCAGCCAGCTCAAAGTTTCTGCCGGTGCAGGCTTCATCGTCGCTCTGACTGGTGCGATTATGACCATGCCAGGACTGCCTAAAGTACCAGCCAGCGAAAAGATTGATGTTGACAAAGACGGCAATATCAGCGGTTTGTTCTAATAAATACCAAAAATGACAAATGTAACCCTTCTAAGAGCAAACGATTTTCAAGTTTCCGATTGGTCGGGGGGAAAGACAAAACAGCTTTATCTTTCCCCGCCAACTGGCCACTATAGCAAGCGGGACTTTGACTATCGACTCTCAACAGCGACTGTGGAGTTGGCT
This window of the Streptococcus sanguinis genome carries:
- a CDS encoding formate--tetrahydrofolate ligase: MVLSDIEIANSVQMKPIKEVAEKLGIAEDALSLYGNYKAKISAGQLEALKDKPDGKLILVTAISPTPAGEGKTTTSVGLVDALAAIGKKAVIALREPSLGPVFGIKGGAAGGGHAQVVPMEDINLHFTGDFHAIGVANNLLAALIDNHIHHGNALGIDSRRITWKRAVDMNDRQLRHIVDGLQGKVNGVPREDGFDITVASEVMAILCLSENITDLKNRLEKIIIGYSFEGKPITAKDLKAGGAMAAVLKDAIHPNLVQTLEHTPALIHGGPFANIAHGCNSVLATKLALKYGDYAVTEAGFGADLGAEKFIDIKCRTSGLRPSAVVLVATIRALKMHGGVAKSDLAEENVQAVVDGLPNLEKHLENIQDVYGLPAVVAINKFPLDTEAELQAVYDACQKRGVDVVISDVWANGGAGGKELAEKVVELAEGDNHFQFVYNEEDSIETKLNKIVTKVYGGKGVRLTPAAKRELKQLEELGFSNYPICMAKTQYSFSDDAKKLGAPKDFVVTISQLKVSAGAGFIVALTGAIMTMPGLPKVPASEKIDVDKDGNISGLF
- the ftcD gene encoding glutamate formimidoyltransferase — its product is MAKIVECIPNFSEGRNQAVIDGLVETAKSVPGVTLLDHSSDASHNRSVFTLVGDDQNIQEVAFRLVKYASENIDLTKHQGEHPRMGATDVLPFVPIKDITSEECVEIAKTVSERINRELGIPIFLYEDAATRPERKNLAKVRKGQFEGMPEKLLEADWAPDYGERKIHPTAGVTAVGARMPLIAYNINLDTDNLEIANNIAKIIRGSSGGYKYCKAIGVMLEDRNIAQVSINMVNLEKFPLYRVFETVRFEAKRYGVGILGSEVIGLAPAKALIDAAEYYLQIEDFDYGKQVLENHLLG
- a CDS encoding cyclodeaminase/cyclohydrolase family protein, which translates into the protein MKLVDLSLTEFAQVLGSDAPAPGGGSAAALSAANGISLTKMVCELTLGKKKYAEFEAEIAQVHAESARLQESLLTAIDKDTEAFNLVSAVFDMPKETEEDKAARREAMQKALKEATKSPYGMMEDIFAALQTTQKAVGKSNTNAASDLGVAALNLKAGLQGAWLNVLINLSGVKDEAFVADYRSKGEELLQKGCALADEIYQEILKVV